In Uranotaenia lowii strain MFRU-FL chromosome 2, ASM2978415v1, whole genome shotgun sequence, one genomic interval encodes:
- the LOC129743308 gene encoding uncharacterized protein LOC129743308, whose product MSPSPGEPPDRTIPEWMDPQNLHGRLYYVILKAADGHKLPQNPFIIGRSVEKVGKIEGFFEKKQGWYVIKTRSKDQIRELAKLTCLTDGTPIVIARHPSLNKRKCVVTCQEAQSMDEKELLAELSHQKVIEVRRITKKTPAGVVGTPTLILTISSTVIPEFIHFGFLRVRTRLYYPLPLLCRNCLQYGHTKQKCTSPLSCSKCNSNEHDSQNCKNHPYCGNCKTEGHSPINRSCPTWLAETAALKITTEQNIPIAAARKMIQQKNSTPTTFASIVRTADQQQPKTTNNSTPQPPAQIQQKEAIQRQQQTTQQKRTNQITTHLKPASPPRKRITPQPSPTQSSDEAEEVRCEKANGSPSQMEQIKSITPKPPQLPSPSPNPFQPSPNIKTNDPRPVKTFIKK is encoded by the coding sequence ATGAGTCCGTCGCCGGGTGAACCCCCAGATAGGACGATACCAGAATGGATGGACCCACAAAACCTGCATGGTCGTCTCTATTACGTGATTCTGAAAGCAGCTGATGGACACAAACTTCCGCAGAATCCCTTCATTATAGGCAGGTCAGTAGAGAAAGTTGGGAAAATCGAagggtttttcgaaaaaaaacaaggcTGGTACGTGATCAAAACCCGAAGTAAAGATCAGATTCGAGAACTTGCTAAGTTGACATGTCTGACCGATGGCACGCCAATTGTGATCGCACGCCATCCCAGTCTTAACAAACGAAAATGTGTTGTCACTTGTCAAGAAGCCCAATCAATGGATGAAAAAGAGTTGCTCGCTGAATTGTCGCACCAAAAAGTGATTGAAGTGCGgagaatcacaaaaaaaactcccgCTGGAGTTGTCGGTACACCTACGCTGATATTAACGATCAGTAGCACGGTCATACCGGAGTTTATCCATTTTGGATTCCTCCGAGTGCGAACCCGACTCTACTACCCGTTGCCCCTGTTATGTAGGAATTGCCTTCAGTACGgacatacaaaacaaaaatgcacCAGCCCCCTCTCGTGCAGCAAATGCAACTCGAATGAGCATGACAGCCAgaattgtaaaaatcatccgTACTGTGGGAACTGCAAAACTGAAGGTCATTCGCCAATAAATAGATCGTGCCCGACTTGGTTAGCCGAAACAGCCGCCTTGAAAATTACCACCGAACAGAATATTCCAATAGCAGCCGCAAGAAAAATGATCCAGCAAAAGAACAGCACACCAACCACATTCGCCAGCATTGTAAGAACGGCAGACCAGCAACAACCGAAAACAACGAACAATAGCACACCTCAACCACCAGCCCAGATTCAACAGAAGGAAGCAATTCAACGACAGCAGCAGACTACCCAACAGAAGCGAACAAATCAAATCACTACACATCTCAAACCAGCATCTCCCCCCCGGAAACGGATAACCCCTCAACCCTCTCCAACGCAATCATCGGACGAGGCCGAAGAAGTACGTTGCGAGAAAGCAAATGGATCCCCCAGCCAAATGGAACAGATCAAATCGATTACCCCCAAACCCCCTCAACTCCCTTCTCCCTCTCCTAACCCCTTCCAACCTTCCCCTAATATTAAGACAAATGACCCTCGGCCAgtgaaaactttcattaaaaagtAA
- the LOC129743309 gene encoding uncharacterized protein LOC129743309, translating into MAALQRDNQRAPAHPVAAPMPGQVIVNTQAYRAPLPTFDGRYEAWPRFKAMFQDLIERTNDSDAVKLYHLENSLKEDAAGVIDIETLQNNHYERAWEILEQRFGNKRLILESHILGLLNMTKVQRKSSKELRNLVDECTRHIDNLVKLDQPLTGMSQMFVVTLLTRALDDQTRELWEASFDQTELPQYENMIEFLRQRVVILERCETATTAGTSKTSKFAPFKGGASKSSHAAIATSENACDFCNGQHKNDKCPLFVGMDVQKRRRKLRQMKLCYNCLQNGHQIIYCPSKGVCGKCFRRHHTLLHFVRDETPAKKNEPSKPVEERQGLDVTERPVNASCSSVNRQPSKQIFLMTALVNLQSRGGKIHKVRALLDSGSQINLLTESLVRKLNLPKYPTNIPVVGIGGTRSQIRHRVAVRMSSNYNDFDAIVNCLVTPRVTGTIPSTKVNVDSWHLPAGMVLADPRFNEPDDVEMLIGAEHFHAIMLRRQMHLAEKLPILLETQFGWVVIGSYEEDDGGGALCANFAVADSLEVCLKRFFHQEELTEPETVTTEEERFEEQSQRTYHRNEDGRFVVQLPFRESVSHLKGSRSLILKRNFMLEKRLLQNPELRAQYTAFIEEYQALGHCREVKDSSAKLRVEGIPDADRETLVPIQDSSVYEVFKALGLLWDPKGDLFLFHKSPEQTKDDFQPTNRKVLSQIAKLFDALGLVSPVIVEAKMIMQSLWAANIGWDDPVNGDLLHRWEEFQTWLTQLGKFDIPRCVVVSETKRMEIHGFVDVSKHVYGACVYLRSIGREGSIAHLLCSKSKVALFEESTVPKIELCAAELLVELVKKVIPTLKLNIEIVKQWSDSQIVLVWLKKPMERLPVYDRNRVAEIVRLTEDYQWGYINTAHNPADIMSRGDSSFQDGKSSTSTCSLSSDSSPQRGEHQMIASSSERFPTRDADVQQRRPEHSREKKSATQTREYRAKRARRHLC; encoded by the exons ATGGCTGCGCTGCAAAGAGACAATCAGCGAGCCCCAGCCCACCCCGTTGCCGCGCCGATGCCAGGTCAAGTGATAGTTAACACACAAGCCTACCGTGCGCCGTTACCCACATTTGATGGTCGCTATGAAGCATGGCCACGCTTCAAGGCCATGTTCCAGGACCTTATAGAGCGAACTAATGATTCAGATGCTGTTAAGCTATACCATCTGGAAAATTCGCTCAAGGAAGATGCTGCAGGGGTTATAGATATTGAGACGCTTCAAAACAACCACTACGAGCGCGCGTGGGAAATATTGGAGCAACGTTTTGGAAACAAGCGCCTCATATTGGAAAGTCACATTCTGGGCCTCCTGAACATGACGAAGGTTCAAAGGAAAAGTTCCAAAGAGCTGCGGAATCTGGTGGACGAGTGTACTCGACACATCGACAACCTAGTCAAGCTAGACCAACCTCTGACTGGTATGTCGCAAATGTTCGTGGTGACATTGCTGACACGTGCACTGGATGATCAAACCCGTGAGTTGTGGGAAGCCTCATTTGATCAAACGGAGCTGCCACAATATGAAAACATGATAGAGTTCTTGAGACAGCGAGTTGTGATATTGGAGCGCTGTGAGACCGCCACAACAGCTGGAACGTCCAAGACTTCAAAGTTTGCACCGTTCAAAGGAGGAGCCTCGAAATCATCGCATGCAGCAATAGCAACATCGGAAAATGCATGCGACTTCTGTAATGGCCAGCATAAAAACGACAAATGCCCATTATTCGTAGGAATGGATGTTCAGAAGCGACGAAGAAAGCTCAGACAGATGAAACTGTGCTACAACTGTCTTCAGAATGGGcatcaaataatttattgtcCCAGCAAAGGTGTTTGTGGAAAGTGTTTTAGAAGGCATCATACTCTTCTTCATTTTGTTCGAGATGAAACGCCAGCGAAGAAAAACGAACCATCAAAGCCAGTCGAGGAGCGACAGGGGCTTGACGTAACAGAGCGACCAGTCAACGCGTCGTGTTCCAGCGTTAATCGTCAGCCTAGCAAGCAGATCTTCCTGATGACTGCATTGGTTAATCTTCAATCGAGAGGAGGTAAAATTCATAAGGTGCGAGCGTTATTGGACTCTGGCTCGCAGATCAATCTACTGACGGAATCCTTGGTGCGAAAGCTGAACCTACCCAAGTACCCGACGAATATTCCTGTGGTCGGCATAGGGGGAACTCGATCCCAGATACGTCATCGAGTTGCAGTCCGAATGTCTTCGAACTACAACGATTTTGACGCCATTGTGAACTGTCTGGTCACACCACGAGTGACGGGAACTATACCCTCCACCAAGGTCAATGTGGATTCTTGGCATTTGCCAGCCGGTATGGTACTGGCTGACCCGAGATTTAATGAGCCCGACGATGTTGAGATGCTGATTGGAGCTGAACACTTCCATGCTATTATGTTGCGAAGACAGATGCACCTCGCCGAAAAACTACCCATCTTGCTAGAGACTCAATTCGGATGGGTCGTTATTGGTTCTTACGAAGAGGACGACGGAGGTGGTGCACTATGCGCTAACTTTGCTGTGGCTGACAGCTTGGAGGTCTGCCTCAAGCGCTTTTTCCACCAGGAGGAGTTAACTGAACCAGAGACGGTTACAACTGAAGAGGAACGCTTCGAAGAACAGTCCCAACGAACCTATCATCGCAACGAAGATGGACGATTTGTGGTTCAACTGCCATTTCGTGAATCAGTGAGCCATTTGAAAGGCTCCCGATCTCTGATATTGAAGCGAAACTTCATGCTGGAGAAAAGACTTTTGCAAAATCCCGAGCTGAGGGCTCAGTACACGGCATTCATAGAGGAATATCAAGCACTGGGCCACTGCCGTGAAGTGAAAGACAGCAGTGCGAAGCTCCGTGTTGAAGGAATTCCAGACGCCGACCGAGAGACTTTGGTGCCAATTCAAGACTCCAGTGTCTATGAAGTTTTTAAAGCCTTAGGACTCCTGTGGGACCCGAAAGGAGACTTATTTCTGTTCCACAAATCTCCTGAACAAACGAAGGATGATTTTCAGCCAACAAATCGAAAGGTGCTATCCCAAATAGCGAAGTTGTTCGACGCATTGGGCCTTGTGTCACCGGTGATCGTAGAAGCGAAGATGATTATGCAGTCGCTGTGGGCCGCCAACATCGGTTGGGATGATCCGGTGAACGGTGACTTGCTGCATCGATGGGAGGAGTTTCAAACGTGGTTAACTCAGCTTGGCAAGTTTGATATTCCAAGATGTGTCGTAGTTTCCGAGACCAAAAGAATGGAGATACACGGGTTCGTGGATGTCTCGAAACATGTGTATGGTGCTTGTGTTTATCTCCGCAGCATTGGAAGGGAGGGATCAATAGCACATCTCCTATGTAGTAAATCGAAAGTAGCACTGTTCGAAGAAAGCACTGTTCCAAAAATAGAACTGTGTGCTGCTGAACTGTTGGTTGAATTGGTGAAAAAGGTCATACCAACGCTGAAGCTGAACATTGAGATTGTCAAGCAATGGTCCGATAGCCAAATTGTGTTGGTTTGGTTGAAGAAACCCATGGAACGTCTACCAGTGTATGATCGAAATCGAGTGGCTGAAATCGTTCGGCTTACCGAAGATTACCAATGGGGATACATTAACACAGCGCACAATCCGGCGGATATCATGTCCCGAGGCGATTCGTCCTTCCAAGACGGCAAGAGCTCAACGTCCACCTGCAGCCTCAGCAGTGATTCTTCGCCGCAGCGTGGAGAACATCAAATGA TTGCCAGCAGCAGCGAGCGATTCCCAACACGCGACGCCGATGTCCAGCAACGACGCCCGGAGCACTCACGAGAGAAGAAGAGTGCCACACAGACGCGAGAGTACCGTGCCAAGAGAGCGAGAAGGCACCTGTGTTAA